Proteins from a single region of Eremothecium gossypii ATCC 10895 chromosome VI, complete sequence:
- the GUP1 gene encoding O-acyltransferase (Syntenic homolog of Saccharomyces cerevisiae YGL084C (GUP1) and YPL189W (GUP2)), whose protein sequence is MLHSLWDATLTCVSRLFSLEALDARLAPSNDPKIRQRITMQATPSRWKTAEFKFYYAVFAIAVPLMFKAAVDATNAWNPNYKKIEPLLDQGWLFGRKVDNSDSQYGFFRGNFALLFALAAGHLLTKRVALMLFPIQKLTFDLYFGLFFIVVAHGVNTFRVLIHVVIMFAIARILRNQRKAATILCWVYGIGTLFFNSKYDTYPFGDVLPFLSFLDTAYKGLIKRWDVFYNFTLLRILSHNLDYLEKWSDEPQQEASRSVSPSQEFDTFKDGKCPELLDERSRLTAPHPISDYNMANYLAYVAYTPLYIAGPILTFNDYLYQTRRTLPSITPSRTFYYALNFLCCIMTMEVVLHFIYVVAAAKAKAWEGDTPFQLSMIGLFNLNIIWLKLLIPWRFFRLWALIDGIDPPENMIRCVDNNYSTLAFWRAWHRSYNKWVVRYIYVPLGGSTNRILTSLAVFSFVAIWHDIELKLLVWGWLIVLFLLPEIVASSVLSAYSNRVWFRFLCSVGAIVNIWMMMIANLVGFCLGTDGTITLLKDMFSTVKGISFFIVANGALFVGTQTMFEQREHEKRQGIYVKC, encoded by the coding sequence ATGCTCCATTCGCTCTGGGATGCAACGCTCACGTGCGTGAGCCGGTTGTTCTCCTTGGAAGCGCTAGACGCCCGATTAGCTCCTTCGAATGACCCCAAAATAAGACAGAGAATTACAATGCAGGCTACTCCATCTCGCTGGAAAACCGCGGAATTCAAGTTTTACTATGCCGTATTTGCGATTGCTGTCCCACTCATGTTCAAGGCAGCGGTAGACGCTACCAATGCCTGGAATCCGAATTACAAGAAGATAGAGCCTCTCTTGGATCAAGGATGGCTATTTGGGCGCAAGGTTGACAACAGTGATAGTCAATATGGCTTCTTCAGAGGGAACTTCGCCCTATTGTTTGCATTGGCAGCGGGGCATCTCTTAACGAAGCGCGTCGCGCTCATGTTATTTCCGATCCAAAAGCTTACTTTTGACCTATACTTTGGACTTTTCTTCATTGTGGTGGCCCATGGAGTTAACACTTTCAGAGTTCTCATTCACGTTGTAATTATGTTCGCTATAGCCAGAATCCTCCGGAATCAGCGCAAAGCGGCTACAATACTGTGCTGGGTATATGGTATTGGGACGCTCTTTTTTAACAGCAAGTATGATACGTACCCATTCGGTGATGTCCTTCCTTTCCTATCATTTTTGGATACTGCGTACAAGGGTCTAATTAAACGCTGGGATGTATTCTACAATTTCACTCTACTTCGGATTTTGTCTCACAACTTAGACTACCTAGAAAAATGGAGCGATGAACCACAACAAGAAGCTTCTCGCTCTGTGTCGCCGTCGCAAGAATTCGATACGTTCAAGGACGGGAAATGCCCAGAATTGTTAGATGAGCGTTCCCGCCTCACTGCACCACATCCTATATCAGACTACAATATGGCAAATTACCTCGCTTACGTCGCGTATACTCCTCTATATATTGCTGGCCCGATTCTCACGTTCAATGACTACCTCTACCAAACCCGTCGGACTTTACCGTCGATAACTCCATCAAGGACATTCTATTATGCGCTAAACTTCTTGTGTTGTATTATGACCATGGAGGTTGTTCTACATTTTATTTATGTGGTGGCTGCAGCAAAGGCTAAGGCATGGGAGGGAGACACGCCATTCCAGCTATCCATGATTGGGCTCTTTAACTTGAATATTATATGGCTAAAACTTTTGATTCCTTGGAGATTCTTCAGGCTTTGGGCACTAATAGACGGTATAGACCCACCAGAGAACATGATACGTTGTGTCGACAATAACTATAGCACATTGGCATTCTGGAGGGCCTGGCATAGGTCGTACAATAAGTGGGTTGTCAGATACATCTATGTCCCACTAGGGGGTTCTACTAATAGGATATTGACGTCTTTGGCGGTTTTCTCTTTTGTTGCTATTTGGCACGATATCGAGCTTAAATTATTGGTATGGGGCTGGCTAATTGTCCTATTTCTTCTACCTGAAATAGTTGCCTCGAGCGTACTCAGCGCCTACTCTAACAGAGTATGGTTTAGGTTTCTTTGCAGCGTGGGTGCAATCGTCAACATATGGATGATGATGATTGCCAATCTAGTTGGCTTCTGTTTGGGCACAGATGGGACAATTACATTATTAAAAGATATGTTTAGTACGGTGAAGGGTATCTCATTCTTCATTGTTGCTAATGGTGCGTTATTTGTTGGAACGCAGACTATGTTTGAGCAGAGGGAGCATGAGAAGAGGCAAGGCATTTACGTAAAATGTTAA
- the COA2 gene encoding Coa2p (Syntenic homolog of Saccharomyces cerevisiae YPL189C-A (COA2)) produces MHLKAATRNRVTNKLFVTTFLVAFSSVALGSVLPCPAHSLDSDTPVRERNEGARAAQE; encoded by the coding sequence ATGCATTTGAAGGCTGCCACCAGGAACAGAGTGACGAACAAGCTTTTTGTGACCACGTTTCTTGTGGCCTTTTCCAGCGTGGCGCTGGGATCGGTGCTCCCGTGCCCGGCCCACAGCTTGGACTCAGACACGCCTGTGCGCGAGCGCAACGAGGGTGCTCGTGCCGCGCAGGAATGA
- the NAB3 gene encoding Nab3p (Syntenic homolog of Saccharomyces cerevisiae YPL190C (NAB3)) translates to MSEDNDKLKAIMDALKKSQDFASDGAESDDKQDAAKEELGAESNSEEDSNGSDLYREEETESAGEPMEAVIAAEDGLSVEEDEVSGLGGVEDSSENREDYDPLKDDADDATRASDSGDDDMAATEKGREDTAVVVVPENDEKENKEGSSDGRRRDSKSGEEQEVALQSREAVGSGGKEDDRVCNENIDRDLLQRQVQYVLDSDMLSLPEFQELSSREKVVAIVTLLNSNGDTSMPSKGSSTGVSEAIKRRRFPPPDMSQAMTPEERQRYTEYLRGENRITEIEHFPPKSRLFIGNLPLKNVTKEDLFRIFSPYGHIFQINIKNAFGFIQYDNAQSVKDAIECESGTMNFGKKLILEVSSSNSRPQFDHGDHGTNSSSTFVTSSKRPFDEQGEEEDMYSDNHYKKTKKRIPQCMILVKRTADRSYANEVFNIFRNGSGLETDMVFLKPRMELRKLINDAAYDGVWGVILVNKTRNVDIQTFYKGPQGETKFDEYVSVSCEDSIAIFNNLKTTRAGRTGSISPPVQQRAKLPPQQQQQPPPPPRQQQYYAGYAMPPQQPPYVAQPSIYGAINPASQPPPPQRQQQQYASMQPYGAFPAQQLPIAAPPTHATAPMDQSQLLAAIQHLPQNVLSSLLSMTQQQPNQQQQQQQLLGLIQQLQSGQQPQLQQPLPSNVGAPYAAFGSPPQNANMLAGSPPPMPPQQQIPQPQQHQPPQPPQPQPPQPQPQPPHQKQPSVPQVQPQQAGSNVQSLLDSLAQLQK, encoded by the coding sequence ATGTCCGAGGATAATGACAAGCTGAAGGCCATCATGGATGCCCTAAAAAAGAGCCAGGATTTTGCGTCCGATGGAGCGGAGTCAGACGATAAACAAGACGCGGCCAAGGAAGAGCTCGGAGCGGAATCAAACTCAGAAGAGGACAGCAATGGGAGCGACCTCTATCGCGAGGAGGAGACGGAGTCTGCCGGAGAGCCAATGGAGGCTGTCATAGCTGCGGAGGACGGGCTGAGcgtggaggaggacgaggtgTCCGGGCTAGGCGGTGTGGAAGACAGCAGCGAGAACCGCGAAGACTACGATCCGCTGAAGGACGATGCGGACGACGCGACGCGCGCATCGGACAGCGGGGATGACGACATGGCGGCCACAGAGAAGGGCCGGGAGGACACGGCGGTGGTGGTCGTGCCGGAAAACGACGAAAAAGAGAACAAAGAGGGCTCGTCGGATGGGCGCCGGCGGGACTCCAAGAGCGgcgaggagcaggaggtcGCGCTTCAGTCGCGCGAGGCGGTGGGGTCCGGCGGTAAAGAGGACGACAGGGTCTGTAACGAGAACATCGACCGCGATCTTCTCCAGCGGCAGGTCCAGTATGTGCTTGACAGCGACATGCTCTCGCTACCCGAGTTCCAGGAGCTTTCTTCGCGGGAGAAGGTTGTTGCGATAGTGACCTTGCTAAACTCCAACGGTGACACATCCATGCCGTCGAAGGGCTCCTCTACGGGCGTGAGCGAGGCCATAAAGCGGCGCCGGTTCCCGCCGCCAGACATGTCGCAGGCCATGACGCCCGAGGAAAGACAGCGCTACACTGAGTACTTGCGCGGCGAGAACAGGATAACAGAGATTGAACACTTCCCTCCCAAGTCGCGACTATTCATTGGGAATCTTCCGCTGAAGAACGTAACCAAGGAGGACCTCTTCCGGATATTTTCGCCATACGGCCACATCTTCCAGATTAATATAAAGAACGCTTTTGGCTTTATTCAGTACGATAATGCGCAGTCGGTCAAGGATGCTATTGAGTGTGAGTCAGGTACCATGAATTTCGGAAAGAAGCTAATATTGGAGGTATCTAGCTCGAACAGTAGGCCGCAGTTCGACCACGGCGACCACGGCACCAATAGCAGCTCTACCTTTGTGACCTCCAGCAAGCGTCCATTTGACGAGCAGGGCGAGGAAGAGGATATGTACAGCGACAACCACTACAAGAAGACCAAAAAACGCATCCCACAATGCATGATCTTGGTGAAGCGCACTGCCGACCGCTCGTATGCAAATGAGGTGTTCAACATTTTCCGGAACGGCTCTGGATTAGAAACAGACATGGTGTTCCTAAAGCCTCGGATGGAGCTACGCAAACTAATCAACGACGCTGCATATGACGGCGTATGGGGCGTCATATTGGTGAACAAAACTCGGAATGTCGACATACAGACGTTTTACAAGGGCCCGCAAGGGGAAACAAAGTTCGACGAATACGTCAGCGTTTCGTGCGAGGATTCCATCGCGATTTTCAACAATCTCAAGACTACTCGTGCCGGTCGTACCGGGTCGATCTCGCCGCCAGTCCAGCAGCGTGCCAAACTcccgccgcagcagcaacaacaACCTCCGCCACCGCCTCGGCAGCAGCAGTATTACGCCGGCTACGCGATGCCTCCACAGCAGCCACCATACGTGGCTCAACCTTCGATATACGGGGCTATCAATCCTGCATCGCAACCACCACCGCcccagcggcagcagcaacagTACGCATCCATGCAGCCCTACGGTGCATTCCCTGCACAACAGCTTCCGATCGCTGCTCCGCCCACACACGCCACTGCCCCCATGGACCAGTCGCAGCTACTCGCAGCTATCCAGCACCTGCCACAGAACGTTCTCTCCAGCTTGTTGTCCAtgacgcagcagcagcctaaccagcaacagcaacagcagcagctcctcggcctcatccagcagctccagagcggccagcagccccagctccagcagccTCTCCCATCCAACGTCGGCGCTCCATACGCCGCCTTTGGCTCCCCCCCACAGAACGCCAACATGCTGGCTGGATCGCCCCCACCAATGCCGCCCCAGCAGCAGATACCTCAACcccagcagcaccagccaccgcagccaccgcagccgcagccaccgcagccgcagccTCAGCCGCCACACCAGAAACAGCCCTCCGTACCCCAGGTCCAACCCCAGCAGGCCGGTAGTAATGTGCAGAGCCTCTTGGACAGTCTTGCTCAATTACAAAAATGA
- the LCL3 gene encoding Lcl3p (Syntenic homolog of Saccharomyces cerevisiae YGL085W (LCL3)), producing the protein MSDNSVATPAHLLQAKVIFLSFLLTGGFVATYSAFNRHLRQITSVHDIPTNVFRRKYLYGKVTSVGDGDNFLFFHTPGGVLGGWHWLRKVPTLQRKGILPRRAQKATGNALSTLSPLNLFRGLVGLRSEGGGRDQFALYRGRRKLPTLSIRLCGVDAPERAHFGNSSQPLSEEAYKWLNKTLLGRFVWVKPLSTDQYGRCVAKVEYWSWFRWKNVSIELLKQGLGVVYESKSGAEFDGQDTLYRYHESKAKKSKRGVWGLRHFETPGAYKKRINKQ; encoded by the coding sequence ATGTCTGACAACTCAGTCGCCACACCAGCCCACCTGCTGCAAGCAAAGGTCATCTTCCTGTCATTTCTTCTAACGGGCGGCTTCGTTGCTACTTACTCTGCCTTTAATAGACACTTGAGGCAGATCACTTCCGTGCATGATATCCCCACCAATGTGTTCCGGCGGAAGTACCTATATGGGAAAGTCACGTCAGTTGGCGACGGGGACAATTTCTTGTTCTTCCATACTCCAGGCGGGGTGCTCGGCGGATGGCACTGGCTGCGGAAAGTGCCAACGTTGCAACGGAAAGGCATCTTGCCACGCAGAGCGCAGAAGGCGACCGGTAATGCACTGAGCACGCTGTCGCCTCTGAATCTTTTCCGGGGGCTTGTGGGGCTACGCTCCGAGGGCGGGGGCCGCGACCAATTCGCCCTGTACCGTGGAAGAAGAAAGCTGCCCACGCTTTCGATCAGGTTGTGCGGTGTCGACGCTCCAGAAAGGGCACACTTCGGTAACTCCTCGCAGCCCCTGAGCGAGGAAGCATACAAGTGGCTCAACAAGACACTTCTAGGTCGCTTTGTTTGGGTGAAGCCCCTGTCTACGGACCAGTACGGGCGCTGTGTGGCCAAAGTCGAATATTGGTCCTGGTTCAGATGGAAGAATGTCAGTATAGAACTGCTCAAACAGGGTTTAGGGGTTGTGTACGAATCCAAGAGCGGCGCGGAGTTTGACGGCCAGGACACCCTCTATAGGTACCACGAGTCGAAGGCCAAGAAGTCGAAGCGCGGCGTTTGGGGCCTGCGACATTTCGAGACACCGGGTGCATACAAGAAACGCATCAACAAACAATAA
- the MAD1 gene encoding coiled-coil domain-containing protein MAD1 (Syntenic homolog of Saccharomyces cerevisiae YGL086W (MAD1)) gives MSQTGDSSSFVEEPASPEARQRELERQVLGLEYRLRTEHSEAEMARLALERELAGMQGKYKQCMGELEAALADTRYLYEQNAALEARARAADEDAGGAAAAERAAAAEERARAAEARARELEEALQAARGEAAAAGRAAAGAAAGAAAAEQSGLLRKYEAEIERQMGELRALAERLAEREDEVAGLKAQRVLQAHRSYSAEEVEELGVLRRTLQEQLALSKELERANLEQANELKRLRQRSESQQFLQLENSKLRARLEKTDALRQQLDDLQLENVQLQEKLTKWEVYQADGSSPENVLHEMALAKQERLALVEQVGKLQLDLNNMKILNDELALERNQLLDLNKKYESSILNLKKLNYEIEQQKLLSFEECKLLRQQLDDLSEVDKDHTPDTRDRKKIQTLVDTYKNQTEDLTNELKKLNEQLLERSDLDGNPRKRRKASDDLAFNYSQRLNELQLRNKDLERRLANSDENASLLEEKLRKLQSLNEKKIRILQLRNNPLLKDQFVKQKQLTLLKQENLELAQQLDAQQGLEAVPRSVYERQQYDIQLLEDELFSINKRTTRLKEMFNRKSLEFIDAVNSLLGFKLEFQVGGKVKMIPCFKTDRYLIADLQTNTLKSNLDKVMPEWDAMLAEYVGKRQQLPCFLAKIMLLLAESSSSQ, from the coding sequence ATGAGCCAAACGGGGGATTCGTCATCGTTTGTGGAGGAGCCCGCGTCGCCGGAGGCTCGGCAGCGGGAGCTGGAGCGGCAGGTGCTGGGGCTGGAATACAGGCTGCGGACAGAGCACAGTGAAGCGGAGATGGCGCGGCTAGCATTGGAACGGGAGCTGGCCGGGATGCAGGGCAAGTACAAGCAGTGCATGGgggagctggaggcggcgctggcggacACGCGGTACCTGTACGAGCAGAacgcggcgctggaggcgcgggcgcgggcggcggacgaggacgcgggcggcgcggcggcggcggagcgcgcggcggcggcggaggagcgcgcacgggcggcggaggcgcgggcgcgagagctggaggaggccctgcaggcggcgcgcggggaggcggcggcggcggggcgggcggcggcgggcgcggcagcgggtgcagcggcggcggagcagagcgggctgctgcgcaagTACGAGGCGGAGATCGAGCGGCAGATGGGggagctgcgcgcgctggcggagcGGCTGGCGGAGCGGGAGGACGAGGTGGCGGGACTCAAGGCGCAGCGCGTGCTGCAGGCGCACCGCAGCTACAGCGcggaggaggtggaggagctgggagtgctgcggcggacgctacaggagcagctggcgctgtcgaaggagctggagcgcgCGAACCTGGAGCAGGCAAACGAGCTGAagcggctgcggcagcgGAGCGAGTCGCAGCAGTttctgcagctggagaACTCGAAGCTGCGGGCGCGGCTGGAGAAGACGGAcgcgctgcggcagcagctAGACGACCTGCAGCTGGAGAACGTTCAGTTGCAGGAGAAGCTGACGAAGTGGGAGGTGTACCAGGCGGACGGGTCGTCGCCGGAGAACGTGCTGCACGAAATGGCGCTCGCGAAGCAGGAGCGGCTGGCGCTGGTGGAGCAGGTGGGgaagctgcagctggacCTGAACAACATGAAGATCTTGAACgacgagctggcgctggagcgCAATCAGCTGCTGGACCTCAACAAGAAGTACGAGAGCAGCATCCTGAACCTCAAGAAGCTGAACTACGAGATCGAGCAGCAGAAGCTGCTCTCCTTCGAGGAGTGcaagctgctgcggcagcagctggacgacCTCTCCGAGGTGGACAAAGACCACACGCCGGACACGCGCGACCGCAAGAAGATCCAGACGCTGGTGGACACGTACAAGAACCAGACGGAGGACCTGACGAACGAACTCAAGAAGCTGaacgagcagctgctcgagcgGAGCGACCTCGACGGGAACCCGCGCAAGCGCCGCAAGGCGAGCGACGACCTGGCGTTCAATTACTCACAGCGCCTGAacgagctgcagctgcggaaCAAGGACCTGGAGCGCCGCCTCGCGAACAGCGACGAAAACGCGTCCCTGTTGGAGGAGAAGCTCCGCAAACTGCAGTCGCTCAACGAAAAGAAGATCCGCATCCTCCAGCTGCGCAACAACCCGCTGCTTAAGGACCAGTTCGTGAAGCAGAAGCAGCTCACGCTTCTGAAGCAGGAAAACCtcgagctcgcgcagcagctggacgcGCAGCAGGGCCTCGAGGCCGTGCCGCGGTCCGTGTACGAGCGCCAGCAGTACGACATCCAGCTCCTGGAAGACGAGCTGTTCTCCATCAACAAGCGCACGACGCGGCTCAAGGAGATGTTCAATCGCAAGTCGCTCGAGTTCATAGACGCCGTCAACTCGCTTCTTGGCTTCAAGCTGGAATTCCAGGTTGGCGGCAAGGTCAAGATGATACCGTGCTTCAAGACAGACCGGTATCTGATAGCCGACTTGCAGACGAACACTTTAAAGTCGAACCTCGACAAGGTCATGCCGGAATGGGATGCAATGCTGGCCGAGTATGTGGGGAAACGACAGCAGCTGCCGTGTTTCTTAGCGAAGATCATGCTGCTCTTGGCAGAATCGAGCTCTTCCCAGTAG
- the SCY1 gene encoding Scy1p (Syntenic homolog of Saccharomyces cerevisiae YGL083W (SCY1)) has translation MGLWSTRSGISVNYSYSSSPTFTAEPWSVHTGRPRSSSSGSSRVSVFIFDKRKFENYLLNYGVIQSRSSSADRQLISDAYDILRTQVNNMAKLKHPMLLGLVAPLEEHSKSFMFVTEYVSGCLLSIYQGHDSDQDLFSTESQDIIIQRGILQISHGLDFIHNTASSVHLDLNPRTVFVNEHSDWKVFGLGHLFKLAAGTNTAEYFMPQYDSRVPSFMQLDLNYTAPEIVFENTVSPRSDYFSLGALVYFLYYGRNLFNCDNSTSNYRDEYSRFERKLSQMSWESIFSKLPDKVRATIPRLMSRDLYARYEDINEFIASEFFEDPLIKTLVFLDDLPTKSTEEKTVFLNGLAKLLPKFPAQLLQRKFLTALLQLLDQSSSSNEINSECLSQTLHIIIQIGRSLSQLTFNEKVAPYLTSKHNFDILLKNASMCLISNLETLKEKLKSEVFCEQMLKPLFAHALSSANDSAVELQCSALSKLHVALETLDFTSAKRSFFPLITELFVRTTSLTVKVSCISSFLEMVKRRSIDKFTVLEELLPLVRSMKTRDSRVLVKFLDLFRVLPDFIQDDEAFVQSILPIMWTFSMSKTLSPAQYSEFTEVLNNITQQIQRSHLQALHKNESHQKKTSNFSKVIEKPASPPVEQPPAVATPVLQPKKPARPANKYNLLAKPNGGYGTASSADKPTAKPSGGYGVASSTDKPAVKPLTLSKGMPLGTRRARGSPRIPQPAPQVPEDDFDAFVSSSEHKPSPPKPSAAALPPGFSASLLQPSKRSSTPAAPGT, from the coding sequence ATGGGTCTTTGGTCAACCAGGTCAGGCATCAGCGTCAACTACTCATATTCCTCGTCACCCACATTTACTGCCGAACCCTGGTCGGTTCACACGGGCAGGCCGAGGTCATCTTCGTCTGGTTCCTCGCGCGTGTCTGTCTTCATCTTCGATAAACGCAAATTCGAAAACTACCTACTGAACTATGGTGTGATACAATCCAGGTCCTCTTCTGCCGACAGGCAGCTGATATCTGACGCGTACGATATTCTGCGTACGCAGGTCAACAACATGGCGAAATTAAAGCACCCGATGCTGCTCGGTTTGGTAGCGCCTCTGGAAGAGCACTCCAAGTCGTTCATGTTCGTTACGGAATACGTGTCGGGGTGCCTCTTATCGATCTATCAAGGTCATGATTCAGACCAGGATCTCTTCAGCACTGAGTCGCAGGACATCATTATCCAGCGAGGCATTTTACAGATTTCTCATGGGCTGGATTTCATCCACAACACCGCCAGTTCTGTGCATCTAGATTTAAATCCAAGGACCGTGTTCGTGAACGAGCACTCTGACTGGAAAGTATTTGGGCTTGGACATTTATTTAAGTTGGCAGCAGGGACGAATACTGCTGAGTACTTTATGCCGCAATATGATTCCAGGGTTCCTTCATTTATGCAGTTGGACCTAAACTACACAGCGCCAGAGATTGTATTCGAAAATACCGTATCTCCAAGGAGTGACTATTTTTCGTTAGGTGCGTTGGTATATTTCCTATACTATGGAAGGAATTTATTCAACTGTGATAACTCTACAAGTAACTACCGGGATGAGTATAGCAGGTTTGAGCGGAAATTATCGCAGATGTCATGGGAGAGCATCTTTAGCAAGCTGCCCGATAAAGTGCGCGCTACGATACCAAGGCTTATGAGTAGGGATCTCTACGCGAGATATGAAGATATAAACGAATTTATTGCTTCTGAGTTTTTTGAAGACCCTTTGATCAAGACCTTGGTATTTTTGGACGACCTCCCCACAAAATCCACGGAGGAGAAGACAGTATTCCTTAACGGGCTGGCGAAGCTTTTACCGAAGTTTCCGGCACAGTTGTTACAGAGGAAGTTCCTTACCGCCCTCCTGCAGCTACTGGATCAGAGTTCCTCTTCCAACGAAATCAATTCCGAGTGCCTCAGCCAAACCTTGCATATTATCATTCAGATAGGCAGATCACTCTCCCAACTTACTTTTAATGAGAAGGTCGCTCCCTACCTTACTTCGAAACATAACTTTGATATCCTGCTGAAAAATGCTTCCATGTGCCTCATCAGTAATCTAGAGACCCTGAAGGAGAAGCTAAAGTCCGAAGTGTTCTGCGAGCAAATGCTAAAACCACTGTTCGCGCATGCGTTGAGTTCTGCCAACGACTCGGCCGTCGAGCTGCAATGCAGTGCACTGTCGAAGCTGCATGTTGCGCTGGAGACATTGGATTTCACCTCTGCCAAGCGCTCTTTCTTTCCGCTTATCACTGAACTCTTCGTGCGCACAACAAGCCTGACGGTCAAAGTTTCCTGTATATCCAGCTTTCTCGAAATGGTCAAACGCAGGAGTATTGACAAGTTCACAGTGCTGGAAGAGTTGCTTCCGCTTGTACGATCTATGAAGACGCGCGACTCCCGCGTGCTCGTCAAATTCCTGGACCTATTCCGGGTCCTTCCCGACTTCATACAGGACGACGAGGCCTTCGTACAGAGTATCCTGCCTATCATGTGGACTTTCTCGATGAGCAAAACGCTGTCCCCAGCCCAGTACTCAGAGTTCACCGAAGTCCTGAACAATATCACACAGCAGATCCAGAGATCCCATCTGCAGGCCCTGCACAAGAACGAGTCCCACCAGAAGAAAACGTCCAATTTCAGCAAGGTTATAGAGAAGCCAGCTTCTCCCCCCGTGGAGCAACCCCCCGCAGTCGCGACCCCCGTCCTGCAGCCGAAGAAGCCTGCGCGGCCCGCCAACAAGTACAACTTGCTGGCCAAGCCCAACGGTGGCTACGGCACGGCCAGCTCCGCCGACAAACCCACAGCCAAGCCCAGCGGTGGCTATGGCGTGGCCAGCTCCACCGATAAGCCCGCTGTTAAGCCGCTCACCCTTTCCAAGGGCATGCCCCTGGGCacgcgccgcgcgcgagGCTCCCCGCGTATCCCGCAGCCTGCCCCGCAGGTGCCCGAAGATGACTTCGACGCCTTTGTGTCATCCTCGGAGCACAAGCCATCGCCCCCGAAGCCCTCCGCCGCTGCGCTGCCCCCGGGCTTTTCCGCCTCGCTGCTCCAGCCCAGCAAGAGAAGCTCCACTCCGGCGGCTCCCGGCACCTGA
- the MMS2 gene encoding E2 ubiquitin-conjugating protein MMS2 (Syntenic homolog of Saccharomyces cerevisiae YGL087C (MMS2); 1-intron), which produces MSKVPRSFRLLEELEKGEKGMGPESCSYGLADGDDISMTHWNGTILGPPHSSHENRIYSVVIECGAEYPDRPPKVRFISRINLPCVDPSTGEVRPEAFHALRDWKRSSNMETLLQDLRKEMASSANKKLPQPPEGSTF; this is translated from the exons ATGTCAAAAGT TCCAAGAAGCTTCAGGCTCctcgaggagctggagaaggGCGAGAAGGGCATGGGCCCGGAGTCGTGCAGCTACGGGCTCGCGGACGGCGACGACATCTCGATGACGCACTGGAACGGCACGATCTTGGGGCCGCCGCACAGCAGCCACGAGAACCGCATCTACTCGGTGGTGATCGAGTGCGGCGCGGAGTACCCGGACCGGCCGCCCAAGGTGCGGTTCATCTCGCGGATCAACCTTCCATGCGTGGACCCTTCGACGGGCGAGGTGCGGCCCGAGGCCTTCCACGCGCTCCGCGACTGGAAGCGCTCAAGCAACATGGAGACGCTGCTCCAGGACTTGCGCAAGGAGATGGCGTCGTCGGCGAACAAGAAGCtcccgcagccgccggAGGGGAGCACCTTCTAG